Proteins encoded within one genomic window of Pseudalkalibacillus sp. SCS-8:
- a CDS encoding DUF3880 domain-containing protein, which translates to MNKVLLIGPEYFGINESVEKAFLDKGFKTTVINFSESYPVNYKTKITHGLLNKLGIGYFMKRYNDEINKDIVEIYRSLEPDIVIIIKGHKIYQETLNEMKNSKLILWMMDSVKRVNEIWGTINTYDYVFVFEEDDVSFLSSKGIKSYYLPLALDRNKYWPIKNRKELDIVFIGSLYPERIKVLKEIIREFPQKNIVIYGKFPSWKIQLMNINLRIGKYRKYFNIKSVNPKDINVIYSKSKVILNLHLNFSLSGCNLRFFEIAGTKSLQIVNRKHLIDTYFNMEELVFDSYEDLIRIIKNVFDDNIETTSIIDKVYNEAIISHTYTNRIDVILNYLSKKN; encoded by the coding sequence ATGAATAAGGTACTGTTAATTGGACCAGAATATTTTGGTATAAATGAAAGTGTTGAGAAGGCGTTTTTAGATAAGGGATTTAAAACCACAGTAATAAATTTTAGTGAGTCATATCCTGTTAATTACAAGACAAAAATTACTCATGGGCTATTAAATAAATTAGGTATTGGCTACTTTATGAAAAGGTATAATGACGAAATCAATAAAGATATAGTGGAAATTTATAGATCACTTGAACCCGACATTGTAATTATTATAAAGGGTCATAAGATATATCAAGAGACATTAAACGAGATGAAAAATTCTAAACTAATACTATGGATGATGGATTCTGTTAAAAGAGTAAATGAAATATGGGGTACAATAAATACCTATGATTATGTATTTGTCTTTGAAGAAGATGATGTGAGTTTTTTAAGTTCAAAAGGTATAAAATCATACTATCTTCCACTAGCACTTGATAGAAATAAGTATTGGCCAATTAAAAATAGGAAAGAACTTGATATAGTGTTTATTGGGTCGTTATACCCTGAAAGAATCAAAGTATTAAAGGAAATAATTAGAGAATTCCCCCAAAAAAACATAGTAATATATGGGAAGTTTCCATCTTGGAAAATACAATTAATGAATATTAATTTGCGGATTGGGAAGTACCGTAAATATTTTAATATTAAATCTGTAAATCCAAAGGATATAAATGTTATATATTCTAAATCAAAAGTTATATTAAATCTACATTTAAACTTTTCATTAAGCGGATGCAATTTACGCTTTTTTGAAATTGCAGGAACAAAAAGTTTACAAATTGTAAATAGAAAACATCTAATCGATACATATTTCAATATGGAAGAATTAGTGTTTGATAGCTATGAAGATTTAATTAGAATTATTAAAAATGTATTTGATGATAATATAGAAACAACCAGTATTATTGATAAAGTATACAACGAGGCAATAATTAGCCATACATATACAAACAGAATAGATGTTATATTAAATTATTTATCTAAAAAAAATTAA
- a CDS encoding oligosaccharide flippase family protein — MLSRLVKNTFFKNSILYTLGSMITPLIGFIMLPVYTYYLSPAEYGIMTTVQTLIGLFELILLLSLHVAVTRYYYDFLEEPQKQKEYLGTIFIFVLGFSSILSLLFLFFSKSIGGILFNNIPIYPFFFYLVGLAWLSALFALPLTFIRAQEKAGLFVLINIIKSILVVLLTFFFLVKLDLGAESALLSQLIITFFMVLIVFYSQIKHIKLTFNLVFLKSSLFFSLPLLPHAASGWIINASDRIILEKYVIHAQLGIYALAAQISMVLGMFYISVNSALIPRYMRLRKEGNEKSAKNMLKAFAYVVIIFGVLAIPIAIYATKKLTSPEFHEAVEIIPILLLSQIVNGFYYIAVAKLFYHKKTKSIATSSTISALVNLIINILFIPKIGIWGAVYSTIIAEIVRFISIYISGKKV; from the coding sequence ATGTTATCAAGATTGGTTAAAAATACGTTTTTTAAAAATTCGATATTATATACACTTGGTTCAATGATAACTCCATTGATTGGTTTTATAATGTTACCTGTATATACTTACTACTTGTCCCCGGCAGAGTACGGTATTATGACTACTGTTCAAACATTAATAGGTTTATTTGAACTCATACTTTTATTATCCTTACATGTTGCAGTTACACGTTATTATTATGACTTTTTAGAGGAGCCGCAAAAGCAAAAAGAATATTTAGGCACAATTTTTATATTTGTTTTAGGTTTTTCTTCTATTTTATCTTTGCTTTTCTTATTTTTTAGTAAAAGCATTGGTGGAATATTGTTTAACAATATTCCAATATACCCCTTCTTTTTTTACTTGGTAGGATTAGCTTGGCTTTCAGCTTTGTTTGCACTTCCTTTAACTTTTATAAGAGCACAAGAAAAAGCTGGATTATTTGTGTTGATAAATATAATAAAATCAATATTAGTTGTTTTGTTGACCTTTTTCTTTCTTGTAAAGTTAGATCTTGGAGCTGAATCGGCCTTACTTTCACAATTAATTATTACATTTTTTATGGTTTTAATTGTTTTTTACAGTCAGATAAAACACATTAAATTAACCTTTAATCTTGTTTTTTTAAAGTCTAGCTTATTTTTTAGCTTACCCCTTCTTCCACATGCTGCCAGTGGTTGGATAATTAATGCATCTGATCGAATTATTCTAGAGAAATATGTAATCCATGCTCAGCTTGGAATATATGCTTTAGCAGCTCAAATCTCAATGGTTCTAGGAATGTTCTACATAAGTGTTAATAGTGCATTAATTCCTCGGTATATGCGGCTAAGAAAAGAAGGAAATGAGAAATCAGCCAAGAATATGCTTAAAGCTTTTGCGTATGTAGTCATAATTTTTGGGGTTTTAGCGATTCCTATAGCAATCTATGCAACAAAAAAATTAACATCTCCAGAATTTCATGAAGCGGTAGAAATTATTCCGATTCTATTATTAAGCCAGATTGTTAATGGGTTTTATTATATTGCAGTGGCTAAATTATTCTACCATAAAAAAACCAAGTCAATTGCTACAAGTAGTACCATATCGGCCCTTGTTAATTTAATTATTAATATTTTGTTTATTCCTAAAATAGGTATTTGGGGTGCTGTATACTCTACAATTATTGCGGAAATTGTAAGGTTTATCAGTATATATATTTCTGGAAAGAAAGTATAA
- a CDS encoding sugar ABC transporter substrate-binding protein — MKRIFLLVLSLVAVIGLWGCSQGASKPAEKIEGVPDAVQEDIKIAVIRNLPSDDHTKQFLDGARSEGEAFGFKVDTFISDNDDARFQELVAQAIQKDYDGLIISHGKKDYSYDMLKPAIDKGMKIVTFDTVAEKDGKTLEGITSTAQDDHKLAELSLGEIVKVTDNKPVKVIKLWFGPGIPPLDRRQEIYKKYEDEGKIETLETIGPTNFQNVQGDIAAKVSSILAKYPKGEVDAIWGSWDEMAKGAYKAQKDNNRMDVKLISIDISNQDINFMREDGSSWEATAAVDPRLIGIMNMRLLAKKIAGEETPDTYNLEAHLVKQEDLKADTNMFNLDQVIEGWGKSDDFNEDWMKKLREQYGK, encoded by the coding sequence ATGAAGAGGATTTTCCTGTTGGTTCTTTCTTTAGTGGCGGTGATTGGGTTATGGGGATGTTCGCAAGGTGCTTCCAAGCCAGCTGAAAAGATTGAAGGTGTTCCGGATGCTGTACAAGAGGATATTAAAATTGCGGTTATCCGTAACCTGCCATCTGATGATCATACGAAGCAATTTTTAGATGGGGCGCGTAGTGAAGGTGAAGCTTTCGGCTTTAAGGTTGATACGTTCATTTCCGATAACGATGATGCAAGGTTCCAGGAGCTTGTTGCGCAAGCGATCCAAAAGGATTATGACGGGCTGATCATTTCGCACGGTAAGAAGGATTACTCGTATGACATGCTGAAACCGGCAATCGACAAAGGAATGAAGATCGTCACGTTCGATACGGTTGCCGAGAAAGACGGGAAGACGTTAGAAGGAATCACGTCAACTGCACAGGATGATCACAAGCTTGCAGAACTCTCACTTGGTGAAATTGTAAAGGTTACCGATAACAAGCCAGTGAAGGTGATCAAATTGTGGTTCGGACCTGGAATTCCACCGCTTGATCGAAGACAAGAGATTTACAAGAAATATGAGGATGAAGGAAAGATTGAAACTCTTGAAACGATTGGACCGACGAACTTCCAAAACGTTCAGGGGGATATCGCCGCAAAAGTGAGCTCGATCCTCGCAAAGTATCCGAAAGGTGAAGTGGATGCGATTTGGGGTTCATGGGATGAAATGGCGAAGGGCGCTTATAAAGCACAAAAGGATAACAACCGTATGGACGTGAAACTCATTTCCATCGACATTTCCAACCAAGACATCAATTTCATGCGTGAAGACGGAAGCAGCTGGGAAGCGACGGCAGCAGTCGATCCTAGATTGATAGGAATCATGAATATGAGATTACTAGCGAAAAAGATCGCTGGTGAAGAGACGCCGGACACGTACAATCTTGAAGCTCACCTTGTAAAGCAGGAAGACTTGAAAGCGGACACGAACATGTTCAATCTCGATCAAGTCATTGAAGGCTGGGGCAAATCCGACGACTTTAACGAAGACTGGATGAAGAAGTTGAGAGAACAGTACGGAAAGTAA
- a CDS encoding acylneuraminate cytidylyltransferase family protein, translating to MNNKRVVAFVPIKLNSQRLPKKNILQLNGKPLCWHILNTLTKVESIDQVYVYCSDELIKNYIPNKVKFLKRDSRLDGDLIKGYDIYESFINEVESDIYVLAHTTSPFIKSTTINSALKKVLQGENDSAFSALKTQTFAWYRNKPINYDLNDVPRTQDLEPVFIETSAFFIFEKDIFTTHRRRIGFSPYIQEVNNIEAVDIDTKEDYELALKLAQSN from the coding sequence ATGAATAATAAAAGAGTGGTTGCCTTTGTACCAATTAAATTAAATAGTCAAAGGTTACCTAAAAAGAACATTTTACAATTAAATGGTAAACCACTGTGCTGGCATATCCTAAATACTCTGACAAAAGTAGAAAGCATAGATCAGGTTTATGTTTACTGTAGTGACGAATTAATAAAAAATTATATCCCTAATAAAGTTAAATTCTTAAAAAGAGACTCACGTTTAGATGGAGACTTAATAAAGGGATATGATATATATGAATCGTTTATAAATGAAGTAGAATCAGATATATATGTGCTTGCCCACACCACATCTCCCTTTATAAAAAGTACTACTATTAACTCTGCATTAAAAAAAGTTTTGCAAGGAGAAAATGATTCTGCTTTTTCAGCTTTAAAAACTCAAACTTTTGCATGGTATAGAAACAAACCTATTAACTATGATCTAAATGATGTACCAAGAACCCAGGATTTGGAACCTGTATTTATAGAAACTAGTGCCTTCTTTATTTTTGAAAAGGACATTTTTACAACTCACCGTCGAAGAATAGGTTTTTCTCCTTATATTCAAGAGGTTAATAATATAGAAGCTGTAGATATTGATACAAAAGAAGATTATGAATTAGCTTTGAAATTGGCTCAAAGTAACTAA
- a CDS encoding glycosyltransferase, with translation MKVLQINSVCGTGSTGRIVTDIHKILIGQGHESYIAYGRGKEIKIETAMRIGTKKDNYSHVALTRLFDKHGMGSKKATLQLIEKINRMDPDVIHLHNLHGYYINIEILFNYLKNAKHPVLWTLHDCWTFTGHCSHFDYIGCDKWKKGCRSCPQTNEYPKSILIDNSKSNFIRKKEIFNGVDNLTLVTASKWLQNLVQESFLNNYPVKQINNGIDLNKFKPTQSHFRRKYNIENKYLILGVAHVWGERKGFYHFIELSKRLKEDEVIVLVGLNEKQKKELPVNIIGIKRTNDIRELAEIYSAADVFVNLTLEEVMGLTNVEALACGTPVITYNSGGSKECVDKDCGVIIEKGDISKLVSTLKMFKKTGKSRYFEASQKRANLYYNKNDKFLEYTKLYEQLINT, from the coding sequence ATGAAGGTATTACAAATTAATTCAGTATGTGGGACTGGAAGTACCGGAAGAATCGTTACGGACATCCATAAAATATTAATTGGACAAGGACATGAGAGTTATATTGCATACGGAAGAGGTAAGGAAATAAAGATTGAAACAGCAATGAGGATAGGTACAAAAAAAGATAACTACTCACATGTCGCTCTAACAAGGTTATTTGATAAGCATGGTATGGGCTCCAAGAAAGCAACTTTACAACTCATTGAGAAAATAAATAGGATGGATCCAGATGTTATACATTTACATAACCTCCATGGATATTATATTAACATAGAAATTCTATTTAACTATCTAAAAAATGCTAAACACCCTGTTCTTTGGACATTACATGATTGTTGGACATTCACCGGACATTGCTCTCATTTTGATTATATTGGATGTGACAAATGGAAAAAAGGATGTCGTAGTTGTCCGCAAACAAATGAATATCCAAAGAGTATTCTAATTGATAATTCCAAGTCGAATTTCATTAGAAAAAAAGAAATTTTTAATGGGGTTGATAATCTTACTCTAGTTACTGCATCTAAATGGTTACAGAATTTAGTCCAAGAATCTTTTTTGAATAACTATCCAGTTAAGCAAATTAATAATGGAATTGATTTGAACAAATTTAAACCAACACAAAGTCACTTTAGAAGAAAATATAATATTGAAAATAAGTATCTAATTCTGGGAGTTGCTCATGTTTGGGGAGAAAGAAAAGGTTTCTATCATTTTATTGAATTATCAAAAAGATTAAAGGAAGATGAAGTAATTGTATTGGTAGGATTAAACGAAAAACAAAAAAAGGAATTACCGGTAAATATTATAGGTATAAAGAGGACTAATGATATTAGGGAATTAGCAGAAATTTATTCAGCAGCAGATGTATTTGTCAATTTAACACTAGAAGAAGTAATGGGATTAACTAATGTTGAAGCATTAGCTTGTGGAACTCCAGTAATAACTTATAATTCCGGTGGTAGCAAGGAATGTGTAGATAAAGACTGCGGTGTGATTATCGAAAAGGGGGATATATCTAAATTAGTTAGTACACTTAAAATGTTTAAAAAAACAGGTAAAAGTAGATACTTCGAAGCTAGTCAGAAAAGAGCAAATTTATACTATAACAAAAATGATAAGTTTTTAGAGTACACGAAGCTCTATGAACAACTTATAAATACTTAA
- a CDS encoding HAD-IIIA family hydrolase yields MIKILVMDVDGTLTDGKIYCGPHGEIMKAFNVKDGMGIIKVHSKNVIPVIITGRESEILPYRAQELNITETYQGINNKAEKLKELSTHYNCDLSQIAYIGDDENDLDCMKMCGVIGCPADAVDEVIKISDFVSNKNGGEGAVREFIDYLINNNKF; encoded by the coding sequence ATGATTAAAATACTAGTAATGGACGTAGATGGAACTTTGACTGATGGTAAAATTTATTGTGGTCCCCATGGTGAAATTATGAAAGCCTTTAATGTGAAAGATGGTATGGGAATAATCAAGGTTCATTCTAAGAATGTTATCCCAGTAATAATTACAGGACGGGAATCTGAAATACTACCTTATAGAGCACAAGAGCTGAATATTACTGAAACTTACCAAGGAATAAATAATAAAGCGGAAAAATTAAAAGAATTATCTACACATTACAATTGTGATTTAAGCCAAATTGCATATATTGGGGATGACGAAAACGATTTGGATTGTATGAAAATGTGTGGTGTGATAGGTTGTCCCGCAGATGCTGTAGATGAAGTGATAAAAATTTCAGATTTTGTTAGTAATAAAAATGGAGGCGAAGGTGCGGTACGAGAGTTTATTGATTACTTAATTAATAATAACAAGTTTTAA
- a CDS encoding sugar ABC transporter ATP-binding protein, which yields MLVSTLLEMKDISIEFPGVKALSNVDFTMETGTIHALIGANGAGKSTLMKVLAGAHDHYTGSIHMNGEKVEIRTPKDAKELGIDIVYQEVDMALIPYLDVGENIMLDILVNKMGRKQRVDWKVVHRRAEEVLNRMNVHLNTKTKVMDLTLAEKQLVLLARAIVEDRKFLILDEPTAPLSQRETDELFRIVRDLADNHHVGIIFISHRLPELFEICEEITIMKDGKIVKHGAIKDMTQREVVEAMLGKSFNEEKFKHNVALGDVMFHVENVTEKDQKVKNISLEVRSGEIVGIAGLVGAGKTELCKTLFGAFEIERGSIHLKGNEIKAKTPYHAVQQGLALVPEERRKEGVLVEEPIYANLTAANLKKFTRGSLFLNPKKEREVARKMIQDIGVKTPHENQKVALLSGGNQQKVAVGKWLMTDAELLMFDEPTKGVDVGAKGDIFELISSLAMEGKGILYASSELQEIMALTDRVYVMYDGEIVKELVTSETTEEEILYFSTGGK from the coding sequence ATGCTTGTGAGTACATTACTCGAAATGAAGGACATATCCATTGAATTTCCGGGCGTAAAAGCGCTTTCGAATGTTGATTTTACGATGGAAACAGGCACGATTCATGCGTTGATTGGTGCAAACGGAGCAGGGAAATCGACGCTCATGAAGGTGCTTGCCGGTGCGCATGACCATTATACAGGGTCCATCCACATGAATGGGGAAAAGGTTGAGATCCGGACCCCGAAGGATGCAAAGGAACTCGGAATCGACATCGTGTATCAAGAAGTCGATATGGCGCTCATCCCATATTTGGATGTTGGGGAAAACATCATGCTCGATATTCTCGTGAACAAGATGGGGCGGAAGCAACGTGTCGATTGGAAGGTCGTCCATCGCCGGGCCGAAGAGGTCCTTAACAGGATGAATGTTCATCTTAATACGAAAACAAAGGTGATGGATTTGACCCTTGCGGAGAAGCAGTTGGTCTTGCTTGCTCGTGCGATTGTGGAAGATCGGAAGTTCCTTATCCTGGACGAGCCGACGGCACCACTCAGTCAGCGTGAAACCGACGAATTGTTCAGGATTGTACGTGATCTTGCAGATAATCACCATGTCGGAATCATCTTCATCTCTCACCGACTACCGGAGCTCTTTGAAATCTGTGAAGAGATCACGATTATGAAGGACGGAAAAATTGTGAAGCATGGCGCGATCAAGGACATGACACAACGAGAAGTCGTCGAGGCGATGCTCGGTAAATCGTTTAATGAAGAAAAGTTCAAACATAACGTTGCGCTCGGTGACGTCATGTTCCATGTGGAGAATGTGACCGAAAAGGATCAGAAGGTGAAAAATATCAGTCTCGAAGTCCGATCCGGTGAAATCGTCGGGATTGCGGGGCTCGTTGGAGCAGGCAAGACGGAGCTTTGTAAAACGCTCTTTGGTGCTTTCGAAATCGAACGTGGCTCCATCCATTTAAAAGGAAACGAAATTAAAGCGAAGACGCCATATCATGCAGTACAGCAAGGATTGGCCCTTGTTCCTGAGGAGCGGAGAAAGGAAGGCGTGCTTGTCGAGGAGCCGATCTATGCTAACCTGACTGCCGCCAATCTGAAGAAGTTCACACGTGGATCACTTTTTTTGAATCCGAAAAAAGAGCGTGAAGTCGCAAGGAAAATGATCCAGGATATCGGGGTGAAAACACCACATGAGAATCAGAAGGTCGCCTTGCTTTCAGGCGGGAACCAGCAGAAGGTCGCCGTTGGGAAATGGTTGATGACGGATGCAGAGCTTCTCATGTTCGATGAGCCGACGAAGGGAGTTGATGTGGGGGCGAAAGGGGACATTTTCGAACTCATCAGCTCGCTTGCGATGGAGGGGAAAGGAATCCTTTATGCCTCAAGTGAACTGCAGGAGATCATGGCGCTGACTGACCGTGTTTACGTTATGTACGACGGTGAGATCGTGAAAGAACTCGTCACCTCAGAAACGACAGAAGAAGAAATTCTTTATTTTTCTACAGGAGGAAAATAG
- the kdsA gene encoding 3-deoxy-8-phosphooctulonate synthase, translating into MFKLIAGPCVIENEEMVLNIAKEIKDITNELGIEYYFKASFDKANRTSIESFRGPGLDEGLRILKKVKEKYNLKIVTDIHEPYQANIVSEVVDIIQIPAFLCRQTDLLIAAAKTGKLINVKKAQFLAPWDMRNVVNKLEESGTQKIMLCERGTTFGYNTLVVDMTSILEMQKLGYPVIFDATHSVQKPGGKGDATGGNREYVEYLAKAALAVGAEGLFMEVHPDPDNAKSDGPNMVSLNQLKSLLIKLTRVYKAVQ; encoded by the coding sequence ATGTTTAAATTAATTGCTGGACCTTGTGTAATCGAAAACGAAGAAATGGTGTTAAATATTGCAAAAGAGATTAAGGATATTACTAATGAATTAGGAATTGAGTATTACTTTAAAGCATCATTCGATAAAGCAAATAGAACATCTATAGAATCATTTAGAGGACCTGGTTTGGATGAAGGGTTAAGAATTTTAAAGAAAGTTAAAGAAAAATACAATTTAAAAATTGTTACAGATATTCACGAACCATATCAGGCTAATATAGTATCAGAAGTAGTAGACATAATTCAAATTCCAGCATTTTTATGTCGCCAAACAGATTTGTTAATAGCAGCAGCGAAAACTGGAAAATTAATAAATGTAAAAAAAGCGCAATTTTTAGCACCATGGGACATGAGAAATGTAGTAAATAAATTAGAGGAAAGTGGTACTCAAAAAATAATGCTTTGTGAGAGAGGTACTACTTTTGGTTATAATACATTAGTTGTTGACATGACTAGTATTTTGGAAATGCAAAAACTAGGTTATCCTGTCATATTTGATGCAACACATAGTGTTCAAAAGCCAGGAGGTAAGGGAGATGCTACCGGAGGTAATAGAGAGTATGTAGAGTATCTTGCTAAAGCTGCATTAGCTGTCGGTGCTGAAGGACTTTTTATGGAAGTACATCCTGACCCCGATAATGCCAAATCAGATGGCCCCAATATGGTCTCTCTTAACCAACTAAAAAGTCTATTAATCAAATTAACAAGGGTTTATAAAGCTGTACAATGA
- a CDS encoding KpsF/GutQ family sugar-phosphate isomerase, with protein sequence MNYVDEAKKVFDTEIEALNIIRNSLDDSFTHILHTISECKGKVIITGMGKPGHVGRKISATLASLGTPSFFLHPAEALHGDLGMISEDDVVIAISYSGESEEIIRMLSNIKAIGATLIGISGNKDSTLIKYCDCYQVFPNFQEACYLGLAPTSSTTAAIVYGDALAVVASKIYGFNEDNYGLYHPAGSLGKKLFYKVKDIMATDENNATIKSGEKLRSAIIEMGKKGLGVVTIVDRENTILGVITDGDLRRQLENGVNVYGLDVDEIMTQTPTIFDEEIMAVEALQILKQKNISSAPVVDSKNKVVGTIRLQDILNIGIVL encoded by the coding sequence ATGAATTATGTAGATGAGGCAAAGAAAGTGTTTGATACAGAAATTGAAGCATTAAATATTATTAGAAACAGTTTAGATGATAGCTTTACACATATTTTACATACTATATCAGAGTGTAAAGGAAAAGTGATTATTACTGGTATGGGCAAACCAGGACATGTTGGACGTAAAATATCTGCGACATTGGCAAGTTTAGGTACACCTTCTTTTTTCTTACATCCCGCAGAAGCTCTTCATGGAGATCTAGGTATGATAAGTGAAGACGATGTGGTAATTGCCATAAGTTATAGCGGAGAAAGTGAAGAAATAATAAGAATGCTTTCGAATATTAAGGCAATAGGAGCTACTTTAATTGGAATATCAGGAAATAAAGATTCTACTTTAATTAAGTATTGTGATTGTTATCAAGTGTTTCCTAACTTTCAAGAAGCTTGTTATCTTGGTCTAGCGCCAACATCAAGTACAACAGCCGCTATCGTATATGGAGACGCACTTGCAGTTGTTGCCTCAAAAATATACGGATTTAATGAAGATAATTATGGACTATATCATCCTGCTGGCTCATTAGGAAAAAAATTGTTCTATAAGGTTAAAGATATAATGGCGACTGATGAAAATAATGCAACAATAAAATCAGGTGAAAAATTACGAAGTGCGATAATTGAAATGGGTAAAAAGGGTCTGGGAGTAGTAACAATTGTAGACAGAGAAAACACTATATTAGGGGTTATCACAGATGGGGATTTGAGGCGACAACTCGAGAATGGTGTAAATGTTTATGGCTTAGATGTTGATGAAATAATGACCCAAACACCAACAATATTTGATGAAGAAATTATGGCAGTTGAAGCTCTACAAATATTAAAGCAAAAAAATATTTCCAGTGCCCCTGTTGTGGATTCAAAAAATAAGGTTGTAGGTACGATTAGACTCCAGGATATATTGAACATAGGAATAGTTCTATGA
- the wecB gene encoding non-hydrolyzing UDP-N-acetylglucosamine 2-epimerase: protein MKQLKVMTVVGTRPEIIRLSAVINKLEDSKAIDHILVHTGQNYDYELNEVFFNNFGLSKPNYFLNAASGTAVETIGNILVKIDPVMEEVKPDALLVLGDTNSCLCSLAAKKKHIPIFHMEAGNRCFDQRVPEETNRKIVDHIADINLTYSDIAREYLLREGLPADRIIKTGSPMFEVINSRKFDIEKSEVLEKYELSKNNYFVVSTHREENINSDTNFFDLVDSINGVAEKYNMPIIVSTHPRTKKMIETKGVKFNHLVKTLKPLGFNDYIKLQINARAVLSDSGTISEESSILGFKALNIRQSHERPEAMEEASVIMVGLKKERILQGLEILETQEIDTLQLVKDYSMPNVSEKVLRIILSYTDYVNRTVMGK from the coding sequence GTGAAACAATTAAAAGTTATGACAGTAGTTGGTACAAGACCAGAAATAATAAGGTTATCAGCTGTTATAAATAAATTAGAAGATTCTAAAGCAATAGACCATATACTTGTACATACAGGACAAAATTACGATTATGAATTAAATGAAGTTTTCTTTAATAATTTTGGTTTGAGCAAACCAAATTATTTTCTTAATGCAGCGAGTGGAACAGCCGTTGAAACAATAGGAAATATACTTGTGAAAATTGATCCTGTAATGGAAGAAGTTAAACCAGATGCTCTTTTAGTATTAGGAGATACCAATAGTTGTTTATGTTCACTGGCTGCCAAAAAGAAACATATCCCAATATTCCATATGGAAGCTGGTAATAGGTGCTTTGATCAAAGAGTACCTGAAGAAACAAATAGAAAAATTGTCGATCATATAGCAGATATCAACTTAACATACAGTGATATAGCCAGAGAATATCTATTAAGAGAAGGTTTGCCTGCAGATAGAATTATTAAAACAGGCAGTCCTATGTTTGAAGTAATTAACTCAAGAAAATTCGACATTGAAAAATCTGAAGTATTGGAAAAGTATGAACTGAGTAAGAATAATTATTTTGTTGTTTCTACTCACAGAGAAGAAAATATTAATTCTGATACAAATTTTTTCGATTTAGTTGATAGCATAAATGGGGTAGCAGAAAAATATAATATGCCGATTATCGTTAGCACTCATCCAAGAACAAAAAAAATGATAGAAACAAAAGGTGTGAAATTTAACCATCTGGTAAAAACTTTAAAACCGTTGGGGTTTAATGATTACATAAAATTACAAATTAATGCTAGAGCTGTACTTAGTGATAGTGGAACAATCAGTGAAGAATCTTCAATACTTGGATTTAAAGCTCTAAACATTAGACAATCCCATGAAAGACCTGAAGCAATGGAAGAAGCTTCTGTAATAATGGTAGGCTTAAAGAAAGAGAGAATATTACAAGGGCTAGAAATCTTAGAAACACAAGAGATTGATACATTACAGTTAGTTAAAGATTATAGTATGCCTAATGTTTCAGAAAAGGTTTTGAGAATAATTTTATCTTATACAGATTATGTAAATAGAACTGTCATGGGGAAGTAG